In one window of Candidatus Methylomirabilota bacterium DNA:
- a CDS encoding DUF4115 domain-containing protein, translating to MARAEGDMDGSTGDATSTIGPLLQGARTAKGLTIEAAAAGSKVPLSFVRLMEQEQFHLVPDSLYLTRFLTEYAAFLGLDPKQLLAQLKEQVNAARVSGLSHPISSIGIGSQIDLRRLLVYLVPAAVAIPLIFIGLSLLSGRSPVPPLESQQTAVPTPEAGTATPPGPHATAMGSGQPEGVSPASPPTGPPVRAPESPPSRYALKAEAKQTTWLGVSADGAPRRGVLLYPGETSQWLANNGFVVTIGNSEGVALSLNGRPISLKGERGRVIRNLVLPGDGGSPIAGQ from the coding sequence GTGGCTCGAGCAGAGGGTGATATGGACGGCAGCACAGGTGACGCGACGAGCACGATTGGTCCGCTCCTGCAGGGAGCCAGGACGGCAAAGGGCCTCACAATCGAAGCGGCTGCGGCCGGCAGCAAGGTTCCCCTCTCCTTCGTTCGCCTGATGGAGCAGGAGCAGTTCCACCTTGTTCCAGATTCTCTATACCTCACTCGATTTCTGACGGAATACGCCGCCTTTCTTGGCCTTGATCCCAAGCAGCTCTTGGCGCAGTTGAAGGAGCAGGTGAACGCGGCCAGGGTGAGCGGGCTGTCGCATCCGATATCATCAATAGGAATAGGCTCGCAGATCGATCTCCGTCGCCTACTCGTCTACTTGGTGCCCGCCGCCGTTGCGATCCCCCTGATCTTCATCGGACTCTCGCTCCTCTCCGGGCGATCGCCAGTGCCGCCGCTAGAGTCTCAGCAGACGGCCGTACCAACCCCGGAGGCCGGCACCGCAACACCACCGGGTCCCCACGCTACCGCTATGGGCTCGGGGCAGCCAGAAGGGGTGAGCCCGGCCAGCCCACCCACTGGCCCTCCGGTAAGGGCGCCTGAGAGCCCGCCTTCCCGCTATGCGCTAAAGGCTGAGGCGAAACAGACGACCTGGCTTGGGGTTTCGGCGGACGGGGCGCCTCGAAGAGGGGTCTTGTTGTATCCGGGCGAGACTTCACAGTGGTTGGCGAACAATGGATTTGTGGTCACCATCGGTAACTCCGAAGGGGTGGCGCTTTCGCTGAATGGCAGGCCGATTTCGTTGAAGGGGGAGCGGGGTCGGGTGATCAGGAACCTTGTCCTACCTGGGGACGGCGGATCGCCTATCGCGGGGCAGTAA
- the dnaK gene encoding molecular chaperone DnaK, which yields MPKVLGIDLGTTNSVMAIMEAGDPVVVPNAEGGRLTPSVVAFSKEGERLVGQVAKRQATTNPENTIFSIKRFMGRRHDEVSQEIKLVPYKVARAGNGDAWVEVRGKGYSPPEISAMILQKMKTDAEAYLGEKITQAVITVPAYFNDSQRQATKDAGKIAGLEVLRIVNEPTAASLAYGLDKKKDEKIAVYDLGGGTFDISILELGEGVFEVKSTNGDTHLGGDDFDERIISWLVEEFKKDQGIDLRKDRMALQRLKEAGEKAKCELSTVLETEINLPFITADASGPKHLSIKLTRAKLEQLVEDLIQRSVGPCRQALKDAGLDPRDIDEVVLVGGQTRMPKVQQLVRELFEKEPHKGVNPDEVVAVGAAIQAGVLVGDVKDVVLLDVTPLSLGIETLGGVMTRLIERNTTIPTRKSELFTTAADSQTSVEIHVLQGERQLARDSRTLGRFHLVGIPPAPRGIPQIEVAFDIDANGILNVAAKDLATSKEQKITITASSGLTKDEIERMVKESDRCAEEDKKRREEIEVRNQLDSLCYQTEKMLSENREKLPISELGTLETAINAAKDALKGEEVGKQREALDQLTKASHRLAELLYQQAQSKQQTAPGGQAQSEPSQGAPEGGVVDAEFEDLGGKSDKK from the coding sequence GTGCCAAAAGTTCTCGGTATCGACCTCGGAACCACCAATTCAGTAATGGCCATTATGGAGGCTGGAGATCCGGTAGTTGTCCCCAATGCCGAGGGCGGTCGATTGACCCCGTCGGTTGTGGCATTCTCGAAAGAGGGGGAGCGACTGGTAGGTCAGGTCGCCAAGCGGCAGGCAACCACCAATCCCGAAAATACGATCTTTTCAATCAAACGCTTCATGGGTCGCCGCCATGATGAGGTTAGCCAGGAAATCAAGCTGGTGCCGTACAAGGTAGCTCGAGCCGGTAATGGCGATGCCTGGGTTGAGGTAAGAGGGAAGGGCTATTCTCCACCGGAGATCTCCGCCATGATCCTCCAGAAGATGAAGACGGATGCCGAGGCCTATCTCGGGGAGAAGATCACGCAGGCGGTGATCACGGTTCCCGCCTATTTTAACGACTCGCAGCGCCAGGCCACCAAGGACGCCGGCAAGATCGCCGGCCTCGAGGTGCTTCGAATCGTGAATGAGCCGACGGCGGCGTCGCTGGCCTACGGCCTGGACAAGAAAAAGGACGAAAAGATCGCCGTTTACGACTTGGGGGGCGGGACATTCGACATTTCGATCCTCGAGTTGGGCGAAGGCGTCTTTGAAGTCAAATCCACCAACGGCGATACCCACCTGGGAGGCGACGACTTCGATGAGCGGATCATCTCGTGGCTGGTGGAAGAGTTCAAAAAGGACCAGGGGATCGACCTGCGGAAGGACCGAATGGCGCTTCAGCGGCTGAAAGAGGCTGGGGAAAAGGCCAAATGTGAGCTGAGCACGGTGCTGGAGACCGAGATCAACCTTCCATTCATCACGGCCGACGCCTCCGGCCCGAAGCACCTGAGCATCAAGCTCACGAGGGCGAAGCTCGAGCAATTGGTCGAGGACCTGATCCAACGGTCCGTCGGGCCCTGCCGGCAGGCCCTAAAGGACGCCGGTCTCGATCCTCGCGACATCGATGAGGTCGTGCTTGTTGGCGGCCAGACCCGAATGCCGAAGGTCCAGCAACTTGTGCGGGAGCTCTTTGAGAAGGAGCCGCATAAGGGGGTCAATCCCGATGAGGTGGTCGCGGTCGGCGCAGCTATTCAGGCCGGCGTGTTGGTGGGCGACGTCAAAGACGTGGTCCTCCTGGATGTGACGCCGCTTTCCCTCGGAATTGAGACCTTGGGCGGGGTCATGACTCGGCTGATCGAGCGGAACACCACCATCCCGACCCGTAAGAGCGAACTCTTCACGACGGCGGCCGATAGCCAGACCAGCGTAGAGATCCATGTCCTGCAGGGGGAGCGGCAACTGGCCAGGGACAGCCGGACGCTGGGTCGTTTCCACCTGGTGGGGATCCCGCCGGCGCCGCGCGGCATTCCGCAAATCGAGGTAGCCTTCGACATCGACGCTAATGGAATCCTCAACGTTGCCGCCAAGGACCTTGCCACCAGCAAGGAGCAGAAGATTACAATCACTGCCAGCTCCGGACTCACCAAAGATGAGATCGAGCGAATGGTCAAAGAGTCCGACCGGTGCGCCGAGGAAGATAAGAAGCGGCGCGAGGAGATCGAGGTCCGGAACCAGCTCGACAGTCTGTGCTACCAGACAGAGAAGATGCTGAGCGAGAATCGCGAAAAACTCCCGATCTCCGAGTTGGGCACGCTGGAAACCGCCATCAACGCGGCCAAGGATGCCCTGAAGGGCGAAGAGGTGGGAAAGCAACGCGAGGCGCTTGATCAGTTGACCAAAGCCTCCCACCGACTTGCTGAGCTGCTCTATCAGCAGGCTCAGAGCAAGCAGCAGACTGCCCCTGGTGGACAGGCTCAGAGTGAGCCATCCCAGGGAGCACCGGAAGGCGGGGTGGTCGATGCCGAGTTCGAGGACCTTGGCGGTAAAAGCGATAAGAAATGA
- a CDS encoding Hsp20/alpha crystallin family protein encodes MAIVRWDPFRDVMTLQERMNRLFDQALSRTRTDDEEGLTTSMWSPAVDIFETPDSIVMKAELPGVSRDHIDIQVRDNTLTLKGERKFEREVKEENYLRIERSYGAFQRAFNLPTVVQQDKIKAVFKDGVLEVTMPKAEEAKPKQVKIDVK; translated from the coding sequence ATGGCGATCGTTCGATGGGATCCATTCCGCGACGTCATGACGCTTCAGGAACGGATGAATCGCCTGTTCGATCAGGCGCTGTCCCGGACCCGTACGGATGATGAGGAGGGGCTCACGACCTCCATGTGGTCGCCCGCCGTGGATATCTTCGAGACCCCTGACAGTATCGTCATGAAGGCGGAGCTGCCCGGGGTGAGCCGGGACCACATTGACATCCAAGTGCGGGACAATACCCTGACGCTGAAAGGCGAGCGGAAGTTCGAGCGTGAGGTCAAAGAGGAAAATTACCTCAGGATCGAACGCTCATACGGGGCGTTTCAGCGCGCCTTCAACCTGCCCACCGTCGTCCAGCAGGACAAGATCAAGGCAGTGTTCAAGGACGGCGTGCTGGAAGTCACCATGCCGAAAGCGGAAGAGGCTAAACCCAAGCAAGTGAAAATCGACGTGAAGTAA
- a CDS encoding divalent-cation tolerance protein CutA, giving the protein MESTPTHIVVLITASSRQEAEVIGKALVESRLAACVNISAGVYSLFWWQGAVERQEEVLMLVKSRRDLLSSIIEIVKGLHSYSVPEVVALPILAGSADYLAWVDESLQQTP; this is encoded by the coding sequence ATGGAGTCGACACCTACCCATATTGTCGTCCTCATTACAGCAAGCTCCAGGCAGGAGGCTGAGGTGATTGGCAAGGCGCTGGTCGAATCGCGGCTGGCAGCCTGTGTCAACATTTCGGCTGGGGTGTACTCTCTCTTTTGGTGGCAGGGGGCGGTCGAACGTCAAGAGGAGGTACTCATGTTGGTAAAAAGCCGACGCGATCTCCTCTCTTCGATCATTGAGATTGTAAAAGGGTTGCACTCCTACTCTGTGCCGGAAGTGGTCGCGCTACCCATTCTCGCCGGGTCCGCCGACTACCTTGCTTGGGTGGACGAGTCGTTACAGCAAACGCCCTGA
- a CDS encoding cation transporter: MSYLGTADRLSRGSKVGIGTNPGIAHDSGDFVSRRLKIGIVLNLLFALAELVAGLTAGSLALVGDAWHNFSDVIGLAISWIALRQVERPANERKTFGYHRASILAALGNGISLIGITLWLFYVAINRLGSPVVPQAPVMMAVAGIGFLINMGVALSLRRGTRDLNIRSAFLHLLSDGFVSLGVVAAGVIILFSGWSLIDPLLSCVIGLLVLAGCWDIVAETVNVLMEGVPRGIQMDRLLRAVRSFPEVKDVHDLHVWSLSSHVYAMSCHVQVADLQTSQGNRLLDRISHMLKERFGIAHTTFQLEAEACTLEQTCALNSKEPANVLQSR; the protein is encoded by the coding sequence TTGTCCTACCTGGGGACGGCGGATCGCCTATCGCGGGGCAGTAAGGTGGGGATCGGGACGAATCCAGGCATCGCCCACGATAGTGGAGATTTCGTCAGTCGGCGTTTGAAGATCGGGATCGTCCTGAATCTCTTGTTTGCCCTGGCCGAGTTGGTAGCAGGCCTGACTGCTGGGAGTCTCGCCCTCGTAGGCGATGCGTGGCATAACTTTAGCGACGTCATCGGACTGGCCATTTCATGGATTGCGCTTCGGCAGGTGGAGCGTCCAGCCAACGAACGAAAGACCTTCGGCTATCATCGGGCCAGTATCCTGGCCGCCCTCGGCAATGGGATCTCGCTGATCGGCATCACCCTGTGGCTGTTCTATGTGGCCATCAATCGGCTGGGATCCCCGGTTGTGCCGCAGGCACCCGTCATGATGGCGGTAGCAGGAATCGGATTTCTGATAAATATGGGGGTCGCCCTGTCGCTTCGGCGAGGGACCCGGGATCTCAACATCCGAAGCGCCTTTCTGCACCTGCTGAGCGACGGGTTCGTGTCGCTTGGCGTTGTGGCGGCTGGGGTTATCATACTGTTCAGCGGCTGGAGCCTGATTGATCCGCTCCTGAGTTGTGTAATCGGGCTGTTGGTTCTGGCCGGCTGCTGGGATATCGTGGCAGAGACAGTGAATGTGTTGATGGAGGGCGTTCCGCGCGGGATCCAGATGGATCGCCTCTTACGAGCTGTACGTAGCTTCCCGGAGGTCAAGGATGTGCATGACCTGCATGTCTGGAGCCTCAGCTCTCATGTCTATGCCATGAGTTGCCACGTCCAGGTGGCTGATCTCCAGACCAGCCAGGGCAATCGGCTGCTCGACCGGATCAGCCATATGCTGAAGGAGCGCTTTGGCATTGCTCACACCACCTTCCAACTTGAAGCCGAGGCGTGTACGCTTGAGCAGACCTGTGCCCTTAATTCGAAGGAACCTGCAAACGTTCTTCAGTCCCGTTAA
- a CDS encoding ATP-dependent helicase, which produces MAQPPTMTTLDTGAPGLEGLNAAQQAAVTHGDGPLLVIAGAGTGKTTVIARRIAHLINSKQARPEQILALTFTEKAAAEMERRVDLLVPYGFTDTWISTFHAFGDRVLREHALEIGLSPDFRLLTEAEQVIFFQEHLFELPLDYFRPLGNPLRHVQALLKLFSRAKDEDVGPEQYASYAVELASRAAASPDDTALAEQATRETEIAGTYRQYQELMAREGKLDFGDLMTQTLNLLRKHPLALQQLQQRFRYILVDEFQDTNYAQFQIVKLLAAFHRNITVVGDDDQSIFKFRGASISNILGFRREFPETETVVLVENYRSTPGILDTAYRLIQHNNPDRLEYQEGVDKRLKPCNDDGPAVESMVFQTYQEEADWIAGKINELVEANACALSSIAILVRRNSDADPFLRALNMKGIPWNFSGARGLYDREEIRLAISFLRLLADPHDSLSLFHLAGSDIYGIPAADLTLCNAHAHRKHRSLYEVLLDLTRQPDALPELSGVSSEGIAAATALLDDLYRYLGKAAREVTGRILYEFLMDQPGYAKRLLQSNSPRDHQQVGNLAAFFGLVQRFGEAAPQDRVAGFVPYLTMLIEAGQDPPVAEAEPVEGTVAVLTLHKAKGLEFEAVFLAGLVEKRFPSVDRKDAIQLPDELIKETLPSGDFHLQEERRLFYVGITRAKRYLFLTRAKDYGTKREWKRSRFLAETLALPKEDEERPWRGTPEAAIGRGAPPPQIDIDPVGRADAPLNLSHYQIDDYLTCPLKYKYVHILRVPVLREHTIVYGAALHRAVQAYNNRRLQEQTISLENLIETFEAHWVNEGFISREHEEARLQEGRDALTRFHAFAGVRQPPTAVEKRFRFEVGNDIVTGFLDRVDEREGELVIIDYKSSSVRDQKAADKEARESQQLSLYALAYRESAGRVPDRVELHFLTPGGVIIGQAVKKEKDLEQAAQRVREAATGIRTGLFQATPGQWICSFCAFRTICPATVWIGERQG; this is translated from the coding sequence ATGGCACAGCCACCGACGATGACAACGTTGGATACCGGGGCGCCAGGTCTGGAGGGCCTGAACGCGGCTCAGCAGGCGGCGGTCACGCACGGCGACGGCCCGCTGCTCGTCATTGCCGGCGCCGGGACGGGGAAGACCACGGTCATCGCCCGTCGAATCGCCCACCTGATCAACAGCAAGCAAGCCCGGCCGGAACAGATCCTCGCCCTGACCTTTACCGAGAAGGCGGCAGCGGAGATGGAGCGGCGCGTGGACCTGCTGGTCCCGTACGGGTTTACCGATACCTGGATCTCTACCTTTCACGCCTTTGGAGACCGCGTGCTCCGGGAGCACGCGTTGGAGATCGGATTGAGCCCGGACTTCCGCCTACTCACAGAGGCGGAGCAGGTCATCTTCTTTCAGGAGCATCTGTTCGAACTCCCCCTCGACTATTTCCGGCCGCTTGGCAACCCGCTGCGGCATGTTCAGGCCCTGCTGAAACTGTTCAGTCGGGCCAAGGATGAGGATGTCGGTCCCGAGCAGTACGCGAGTTACGCAGTGGAGCTGGCGAGTCGAGCGGCGGCTTCTCCCGATGATACGGCGCTGGCCGAGCAAGCGACCCGTGAGACGGAGATCGCCGGGACCTACCGGCAGTATCAGGAATTGATGGCCCGGGAGGGGAAGTTGGATTTTGGCGACCTGATGACGCAGACACTCAACCTGCTTCGGAAGCACCCGCTCGCGCTCCAACAGTTGCAGCAACGGTTCCGGTACATCCTGGTCGATGAGTTCCAGGACACCAACTATGCCCAGTTTCAGATCGTGAAGCTCCTGGCGGCCTTTCATCGGAATATAACGGTGGTGGGAGATGACGACCAGTCGATCTTCAAGTTTCGAGGGGCTTCAATCAGTAACATCCTCGGCTTCCGCCGGGAGTTTCCGGAGACGGAGACGGTTGTCCTTGTGGAGAACTATCGCTCGACACCTGGTATTCTTGACACCGCATACCGTCTGATCCAGCACAACAATCCGGATCGCCTGGAGTATCAGGAAGGTGTAGACAAGCGCCTCAAGCCCTGCAACGATGATGGCCCGGCTGTCGAGAGCATGGTCTTTCAGACCTATCAGGAGGAGGCCGACTGGATAGCCGGGAAGATCAACGAGCTGGTCGAGGCGAACGCGTGCGCGCTCAGCAGCATCGCCATTCTGGTTCGAAGAAACAGCGATGCCGACCCGTTCCTGCGGGCGCTGAACATGAAGGGGATTCCGTGGAATTTCAGCGGCGCCAGGGGCCTGTACGACCGCGAGGAGATACGGCTGGCGATCTCATTTCTCCGGCTGCTGGCCGACCCTCACGATTCCCTCAGCCTCTTTCATCTGGCCGGCTCCGATATTTATGGGATACCGGCGGCGGATCTGACCCTCTGTAACGCCCACGCGCATCGGAAGCATCGCAGCCTCTATGAGGTACTGCTCGATCTGACAAGACAACCAGACGCTCTACCCGAGCTGTCCGGTGTTTCGTCTGAGGGGATCGCGGCCGCTACAGCCCTCTTGGACGACCTGTACCGCTATCTCGGCAAAGCAGCCAGAGAAGTAACCGGCCGCATTCTGTATGAGTTTCTGATGGACCAACCGGGCTACGCCAAGCGACTGCTTCAATCCAACTCTCCCCGCGATCATCAACAGGTCGGGAATCTGGCCGCATTCTTCGGACTGGTTCAGCGGTTTGGGGAGGCGGCGCCCCAGGACCGCGTAGCCGGTTTCGTTCCGTATCTGACGATGCTGATCGAGGCAGGACAAGACCCGCCTGTCGCCGAAGCAGAACCAGTGGAAGGAACGGTTGCCGTCCTCACGCTCCACAAGGCCAAGGGGCTCGAGTTTGAGGCGGTGTTTCTCGCGGGCTTGGTCGAGAAGCGGTTCCCCTCGGTCGATCGGAAGGATGCGATCCAGCTCCCCGATGAGCTGATCAAGGAAACGCTGCCGTCCGGCGACTTTCATCTACAAGAGGAACGACGCCTGTTCTACGTCGGGATAACCCGCGCCAAGCGATACCTTTTTCTTACGCGGGCGAAGGATTACGGGACCAAGCGGGAGTGGAAACGTAGCCGGTTTCTGGCGGAAACACTGGCGCTGCCGAAAGAGGATGAGGAGCGCCCCTGGCGAGGGACGCCCGAGGCGGCCATCGGTCGAGGCGCGCCGCCTCCCCAGATCGACATCGACCCCGTGGGCCGCGCCGACGCGCCACTCAACCTCTCCCACTACCAGATCGATGACTACCTGACCTGCCCCCTGAAATACAAATACGTCCATATCCTGCGGGTACCGGTGCTCAGGGAGCATACGATCGTCTATGGCGCTGCACTGCATCGGGCTGTTCAGGCATATAATAATCGCCGGCTTCAGGAGCAGACGATATCGCTTGAAAACCTGATCGAAACCTTCGAAGCCCACTGGGTCAATGAGGGCTTCATCTCCCGGGAGCATGAAGAGGCGCGGCTACAGGAGGGCAGAGACGCCCTCACCCGATTCCATGCCTTTGCCGGGGTAAGGCAACCGCCGACGGCTGTCGAGAAACGGTTCCGGTTTGAGGTCGGCAACGATATCGTCACCGGTTTTTTGGATCGTGTGGACGAGCGCGAAGGGGAGTTGGTGATCATCGATTATAAGTCGTCGTCGGTCCGGGACCAGAAAGCCGCAGATAAAGAGGCGCGGGAGAGCCAGCAACTCTCCCTGTATGCGCTGGCCTACCGGGAGTCCGCCGGCCGGGTGCCGGACCGGGTAGAGCTGCACTTTCTGACCCCTGGCGGTGTGATCATTGGGCAGGCGGTCAAAAAGGAAAAAGATCTCGAGCAGGCGGCCCAGCGGGTTCGGGAGGCTGCAACCGGGATCCGGACAGGCCTCTTTCAGGCGACGCCGGGTCAGTGGATCTGCAGCTTCTGCGCCTTCAGGACCATCTGTCCCGCTACCGTATGGATCGGGGAGCGCCAGGGATGA
- a CDS encoding IS110 family transposase: AAGKAKKVALTACMRKLLTILNAMLKHQTPWTINIARSS, translated from the coding sequence GCAGCCGGGAAAGCGAAGAAGGTCGCCTTGACCGCCTGTATGCGGAAGCTGCTGACCATTCTGAATGCGATGCTCAAACATCAGACCCCGTGGACCATAAATATTGCGCGTAGCTCTTGA
- a CDS encoding type II toxin-antitoxin system VapC family toxin, producing the protein MAEALLDADVIIWFLRGDKATAELIRKFQLEGLPGCSVITRFEIKAGMRPSEQQVTEAFLDSLTDYPVTAEIADQAAEYYRALRARGKMVDLPDLIVAATAKAYRLVVVTYNAEHFSVPDLTLYPLSAPTGKPRRS; encoded by the coding sequence ATGGCTGAGGCGCTCCTTGATGCCGATGTCATTATTTGGTTCCTGCGAGGGGACAAGGCGACCGCAGAACTGATCAGGAAGTTCCAGTTGGAGGGGCTTCCCGGGTGTTCTGTGATCACGCGCTTTGAGATCAAGGCTGGCATGCGTCCGTCAGAACAGCAAGTCACGGAAGCGTTTTTGGACTCTCTGACCGACTACCCGGTCACGGCAGAGATTGCGGATCAGGCGGCGGAATATTATCGAGCATTACGGGCCAGAGGAAAAATGGTTGATCTGCCGGATCTTATCGTTGCCGCCACAGCCAAGGCCTATCGCCTGGTGGTTGTGACATACAATGCGGAGCATTTCTCAGTACCTGATCTTACCTTGTACCCTCTTTCGGCTCCGACGGGAAAACCTCGCAGGAGCTGA